A genomic region of Jeotgalibaca ciconiae contains the following coding sequences:
- a CDS encoding N-acetylmannosamine-6-phosphate 2-epimerase — protein MKKEEIIASLKDGLIVSCQAVPGEPHYMENITVKMAESAEWGGAVGIRANSPEDIEKIKRVVDLPIIGIWKIDRNIKDVYLTPNLDAAKKLWDAGAEIIAVQATKHKRDDGKYSYETIKEIKKEIPEALIFADIATPEDAVIAAENGADFVAPTLQGYTKAGYFDNVTIKDVPDFILLRDIVDAVKGTDTKVIMEGKVSTPEIAVQCLYMGAHAVVVGNAITRPHITAKRFARMLKRYHE, from the coding sequence ATGAAAAAAGAAGAAATCATTGCTAGTCTAAAAGATGGATTAATTGTTTCTTGTCAAGCAGTTCCAGGCGAACCCCATTATATGGAAAATATTACAGTTAAAATGGCTGAAAGTGCTGAATGGGGAGGCGCAGTAGGGATAAGAGCCAATTCTCCAGAAGACATAGAGAAAATTAAGCGAGTTGTAGATCTTCCAATCATCGGTATTTGGAAAATTGATAGAAATATAAAGGATGTTTATTTAACTCCAAATTTAGATGCAGCTAAGAAACTTTGGGATGCTGGAGCAGAAATTATTGCCGTCCAAGCAACAAAACATAAAAGAGATGATGGAAAGTATTCTTACGAGACGATAAAAGAAATCAAGAAAGAGATTCCAGAAGCTTTAATTTTTGCAGATATTGCGACTCCAGAAGACGCAGTTATTGCAGCTGAAAATGGTGCTGATTTTGTAGCCCCGACGCTGCAAGGATATACAAAGGCTGGTTATTTTGACAATGTGACGATTAAAGATGTGCCAGATTTTATTTTGCTACGAGATATTGTTGATGCAGTAAAAGGTACAGATACGAAAGTTATTATGGAAGGAAAAGTTTCAACTCCTGAAATTGCAGTTCAATGTCTATATATGGGAGCGCATGCAGTAGTTGTAGGTAACGCTATTACTCGTCCCCATATTACTGCTAAACGTTTTGCACGGATGTTGAAGAGATACCATGAATAA
- a CDS encoding SIS domain-containing protein encodes MSEENWDMYDYILESKDAVRSIVKHKDQILEKAVEYFFSKKINRMYIVGSGTSYHAGLAAQSVIEKILDIPIVVQYPMEFKDQEFLPDSDTLVVGISHAGRSTSTISALDKAREKGYATIAATAEKNKPILEHADCSVEIAIGPEYAGPKTKGYIGTVATLVLFALEIALKMNKITDAEYEKYVDEVLETTDQIPAIAEASVKWYEDNKQELIKSRRIIIVGYEQCKSALLEGTLKVLEAVRYSVTGYEMEEFMHGVYHSIDEDTYMLYIGCEGQYYDRMINMKNYFEKERGNKNFVITSDEGQVTNKNNLVYDFKNNHYFASLEYVVPFQVLARKLSLDLGIDCNVSSDPHFHKKMGSYTY; translated from the coding sequence ATGAGTGAAGAAAATTGGGATATGTATGATTACATCTTAGAGTCTAAAGATGCGGTAAGAAGTATTGTAAAACATAAGGATCAAATATTAGAAAAAGCGGTCGAATACTTCTTTTCAAAAAAAATTAATAGAATGTATATTGTTGGTTCCGGCACTAGTTATCACGCTGGTTTAGCGGCTCAAAGTGTCATTGAAAAGATTCTGGATATTCCAATTGTTGTTCAATACCCAATGGAATTTAAAGACCAAGAGTTTCTTCCCGATTCCGATACATTAGTTGTTGGTATTTCACATGCGGGAAGATCGACATCTACCATATCAGCTTTAGATAAAGCTAGAGAAAAAGGATATGCCACGATTGCTGCCACTGCAGAAAAAAATAAGCCGATATTAGAACATGCAGATTGTTCCGTTGAAATCGCTATTGGTCCCGAATATGCAGGGCCAAAAACGAAAGGATATATCGGAACGGTGGCTACTTTAGTTTTATTCGCTTTAGAAATAGCGTTAAAAATGAACAAAATAACGGATGCTGAATATGAAAAATATGTAGATGAAGTGTTAGAAACAACGGATCAAATTCCTGCAATCGCTGAAGCAAGTGTAAAATGGTATGAAGATAATAAACAAGAGCTTATTAAATCGAGAAGGATCATTATTGTGGGATATGAGCAATGTAAATCTGCCTTACTAGAAGGAACCCTAAAAGTCTTGGAAGCAGTTCGTTATAGTGTAACCGGATATGAAATGGAAGAATTCATGCATGGCGTATACCATTCTATTGATGAGGACACTTACATGCTTTATATAGGCTGTGAAGGACAGTACTATGATCGAATGATCAATATGAAGAACTACTTTGAAAAAGAAAGAGGAAATAAAAATTTCGTAATAACATCGGACGAAGGGCAAGTCACTAATAAAAACAATTTAGTGTATGATTTTAAAAATAATCATTACTTTGCTTCTTTAGAGTATGTGGTTCCATTCCAAGTCCTAGCTAGGAAATTATCTCTCGACTTAGGCATTGATTGCAATGTTTCTTCTGATCCACACTTCCATAAAAAAATGGGAAGTTATACCTATTAA
- a CDS encoding DMT family transporter, translating into MAKRGYFYVVLSAILFGLVPLLTKYIYMSGGNAISVLFYRNLFSLIILVFLIPKKNMREAVPINKVIWIFFVSILVGMTTLLLNKSYELIPTGIATNIHFFYPIIIAIISRIFFKNRLGYKNYFSIIIIIVGLFFLMGFSKGFNLYGGILALLSAVTYGLYILLMEKKELAELNVYITTFLLAFFIVLQILLLHFSFSSINLHMELKAMLFSFLLAICSSLFGVVFLQKGILILGSTKASMLCLFEPLVSLVCGIIFLREEVKTFTIMGCIFLLFGLYLFFSDKEEADEKVPLA; encoded by the coding sequence ATGGCAAAAAGAGGGTATTTTTATGTAGTACTTAGTGCTATTTTATTCGGATTAGTTCCTTTATTAACGAAATATATATATATGAGTGGTGGCAACGCAATCAGCGTTTTATTTTATAGAAATTTATTTTCGTTGATTATTTTAGTATTTCTTATTCCCAAGAAGAATATGAGAGAAGCTGTACCAATTAATAAAGTCATCTGGATTTTTTTTGTTTCTATACTGGTAGGAATGACCACGTTACTTTTAAATAAATCCTACGAACTTATTCCTACAGGTATAGCTACCAATATACACTTTTTCTATCCAATTATAATTGCGATTATTTCTCGGATCTTTTTTAAGAACCGATTAGGATATAAAAATTACTTCTCAATTATTATTATAATAGTAGGGTTATTTTTTTTAATGGGATTCAGCAAAGGATTTAATTTATACGGAGGAATTCTAGCTCTACTTTCAGCCGTAACTTACGGATTATACATCCTATTAATGGAAAAAAAAGAACTTGCAGAATTAAATGTATATATAACTACTTTTCTTCTAGCTTTTTTTATTGTTTTGCAAATATTATTGTTACATTTTAGCTTCTCTTCAATTAACCTTCATATGGAATTAAAAGCAATGTTATTTTCATTCTTATTAGCTATTTGTTCTTCTCTCTTTGGTGTGGTATTTTTACAAAAAGGAATTCTGATATTGGGAAGTACAAAAGCAAGTATGTTATGTCTGTTTGAGCCACTTGTGTCATTAGTATGTGGAATCATTTTTTTAAGAGAAGAAGTAAAGACGTTCACAATCATGGGCTGTATATTTTTGCTATTTGGTTTATATCTCTTTTTTTCTGATAAGGAAGAGGCTGATGAAAAAGTACCTCTGGCATGA
- a CDS encoding HAD family hydrolase — MMKAVIFDMDGVIVDTEPIYFERLYKFLLHNDLQPDKEELNKVVGSSSVDAWDIIQNIWGKEMDRTQYDEAYKEFYKDHPINFQNIMDKDLLLVLDWLTKRNYRIGLASSSSYSNIMEVLKQCNIRHYFHSVLSGEMFKQSKPHPEIYLKTAEKLQVHPEECLVVEDSTYGITAGKEAGMLVLAKRDSRFNFDQNIADKKIHRLKEVITEVEVLANKNV, encoded by the coding sequence ATGATGAAAGCTGTTATTTTTGATATGGATGGCGTAATCGTAGATACCGAACCTATTTACTTTGAACGACTTTATAAATTTCTCTTACATAATGATTTACAACCAGATAAAGAAGAATTGAATAAAGTAGTTGGCTCTAGCAGTGTAGACGCGTGGGATATTATTCAAAACATATGGGGAAAGGAAATGGACAGGACTCAATATGATGAAGCTTACAAAGAGTTTTATAAAGATCATCCCATTAACTTTCAAAATATAATGGATAAAGATTTACTTTTAGTCCTAGACTGGTTAACTAAAAGGAACTATAGAATCGGTCTGGCATCTTCCTCTTCTTATTCAAATATTATGGAAGTTCTAAAACAATGTAATATTCGTCATTACTTTCATTCTGTATTAAGCGGAGAAATGTTTAAACAATCAAAGCCACATCCTGAGATTTATCTAAAAACTGCAGAAAAGTTACAAGTACATCCTGAAGAATGCTTAGTAGTTGAAGATTCGACCTATGGCATTACAGCAGGAAAGGAAGCCGGTATGCTTGTTCTTGCTAAAAGAGACAGTCGATTTAATTTTGACCAAAATATTGCCGATAAAAAGATCCATCGATTAAAAGAAGTTATTACAGAGGTAGAAGTTTTAGCAAATAAAAATGTATAA
- a CDS encoding YdcF family protein, which translates to MIHTITAILFIVFLIIYLQDRRKVSNGFFLSLFLFSLYLSLAYEAITSRPPIIFWIFIVITILGLLFLLTGGFALMIFSFINARILFKKEGRSLRNSLTLAVGIGILGLFILSFFQIQDHLPEQLGFLFTFSYFCIYYISFFFIEFFVSSMLYQVYFPKHDKDFIIVLGSGLINGDEVPPLLQSRVNKALAFYYKQKEKTGKRAKIIFSGGQGPNETASEAKAMANFAFRKGLPEEDSILEDQSINTAENMRFSKQKMEEYTSADYQAVYVTNNFHLLRAGIYAKRAGLKAQGIGSKTAFYFWPNAFIREFIAYIVLYRKIHILIISMVFLFLTALTLLLQLAN; encoded by the coding sequence ATGATACATACTATTACGGCTATTTTATTTATCGTTTTTTTAATCATTTATCTACAGGACAGGCGAAAAGTAAGCAATGGGTTCTTTTTATCTTTATTTTTATTCAGCCTATATCTATCACTGGCTTACGAAGCAATCACATCACGTCCTCCTATTATTTTTTGGATTTTTATCGTCATCACGATTCTTGGACTCCTCTTTCTTTTGACGGGCGGATTTGCATTGATGATCTTCTCTTTTATAAATGCAAGGATTCTCTTTAAAAAAGAAGGTAGGAGTCTGCGTAATTCTTTAACTTTAGCAGTCGGCATAGGAATCTTAGGCTTGTTTATTTTGTCGTTTTTTCAGATTCAAGATCATCTTCCAGAACAACTAGGCTTTCTTTTTACTTTTTCCTATTTTTGTATTTACTATATTTCCTTTTTCTTTATAGAATTCTTTGTCTCTTCCATGCTTTATCAAGTGTATTTTCCTAAGCATGATAAAGATTTTATTATCGTTTTGGGAAGTGGATTGATAAATGGAGATGAAGTACCGCCATTATTGCAAAGCAGAGTCAACAAAGCTCTCGCTTTTTATTACAAACAAAAAGAAAAGACTGGAAAGCGGGCCAAAATCATTTTTTCAGGTGGACAAGGACCCAACGAGACGGCTTCTGAAGCGAAGGCTATGGCGAACTTTGCCTTCCGAAAAGGTTTGCCAGAGGAAGATAGCATCCTGGAAGATCAATCGATTAACACAGCGGAAAACATGCGTTTTTCAAAACAAAAAATGGAAGAATATACGTCTGCTGACTATCAAGCTGTATATGTGACCAATAACTTTCATTTATTAAGAGCAGGAATCTACGCGAAAAGAGCCGGACTAAAAGCACAAGGAATTGGATCAAAGACTGCTTTCTATTTTTGGCCCAATGCTTTTATCCGAGAATTTATTGCTTATATTGTTTTGTACCGTAAAATTCATATACTGATTATTAGTATGGTCTTTCTATTCTTGACTGCTTTGACACTTTTGCTTCAATTGGCTAACTGA
- a CDS encoding AraC family transcriptional regulator — MEESIFLLKQPNATISDCYFSYCGFAKTEPKHSFGPAIRDQYLIHIILEGEGYYTIKNQKYYLRKGQGFVIPPKTSTFYQADEQHPWSYVWMGIGGSMMETYLEHLGIKENRLSFDVRNLNDFKATVFECFAYEQDDLINEIVLQKQVYKFLELLIKSSAIPKQEIVTRKMNPYVSQALEIINKYASKNISVGSISEELSINPSYLSRLFKKDIGSTIKEYINEIRITTGNDLLTSTDHSIHEISEMIGFSSPQAFSKAFKQVRGVSPTIYRKNRIGLANISNGKTTD, encoded by the coding sequence ATGGAAGAATCGATATTTTTATTAAAGCAACCCAACGCTACAATCTCTGACTGTTATTTTTCTTATTGTGGATTTGCAAAAACTGAACCAAAGCACAGCTTTGGACCGGCTATCCGCGATCAATATCTGATCCATATCATTTTAGAAGGTGAAGGCTATTACACCATCAAAAATCAAAAGTATTACTTAAGAAAAGGGCAGGGTTTCGTTATCCCGCCTAAAACGTCAACCTTCTACCAAGCAGATGAACAACATCCTTGGAGCTATGTATGGATGGGAATAGGCGGAAGTATGATGGAGACTTATCTAGAGCATCTAGGGATCAAGGAAAACCGTCTATCTTTTGATGTTAGAAATTTAAATGATTTCAAAGCCACTGTGTTTGAGTGTTTTGCTTATGAACAAGATGACTTAATTAATGAGATTGTGTTACAAAAACAGGTGTATAAGTTTTTAGAGCTGCTGATAAAGTCATCAGCCATTCCTAAACAAGAAATTGTCACCAGAAAAATGAACCCCTATGTCAGTCAAGCATTAGAAATCATCAACAAATATGCAAGCAAGAATATATCAGTGGGGAGTATCTCAGAAGAATTATCGATTAATCCAAGTTATCTATCTCGTTTGTTTAAAAAAGATATTGGAAGCACGATCAAAGAGTACATCAATGAAATTCGTATTACGACTGGGAATGATTTGCTCACGTCAACAGATCATTCAATCCATGAAATCAGCGAGATGATTGGGTTCTCCAGCCCGCAGGCATTTTCAAAGGCCTTTAAACAGGTTCGAGGAGTTTCTCCAACCATTTACCGGAAGAATCGAATTGGCTTAGCAAATATTTCGAATGGGAAAACCACAGATTAA
- a CDS encoding alpha-galactosidase has protein sequence MLKENQATIHFRTETNQFHLSNGKVSYIFKASSDGKLLHLYYGKALPESDYSHLVEMHHRPMTTYRQENDLLYSLEHLKQEFPEYGTTDFRHPGISLRQENGSKITNFTYLKHEIIDGKPGLEDLPATYVENNSEAKTLIVTLKDELTKVEVELLYTIFSELAVITRSARVINRGEQTQAIEQLASLSLDLPDADYDWIQLSGAWGRERAMKERSLQQGIQSIESTRGISSHQHNPFVALKRKTADEFQGEVIGLSFVYSGNFLIQAEVDTWDVTRLQVGMNPFCFEWKLEAGEAFTSPEAILVYSDQGLNGMSHSFHQLFRKRLARGEWREKDRPVLINNWEATYFDFDEEKLVSIAEKAHDVGVELFVLDDGWFGERNNDFAGLGDWFENKERLPKGIDSLAERIRSLGMKFGLWFEPEMVNKDSELFREHPDWLIHTPNRKENHGRNQFVLNFGVKEVVDNIFLQMSEIIDKSKLDYIKWDMNRPLTDVYDHRLDAGQQGEVFHRYVLGVYRLYEMLVTKYPNVLFESCSSGGGRFDPGMLYYAPQTWTSDDSDAIERLKIQYGTSLLYPVSSIGAHVSMVPNHQTNRITPIETRGNVAFFGAFGYELDLNQLKENELDIVKEQIKFYKKYRSVIHNGTFHRLLSPFDHDNQTAWMVVSEDQTTAIVAHYKTLNEVNRSYQRMKLEGLNADADYQIDGKMYSGTELMNAGLVITDASSGQINEQNNRAETHDFDSRVWVLTQEGK, from the coding sequence ATGTTAAAAGAAAACCAAGCAACGATTCATTTTCGTACTGAAACGAATCAATTTCACTTAAGCAATGGGAAAGTAAGCTATATTTTTAAAGCTTCTTCTGATGGGAAACTGCTCCACTTATATTATGGTAAAGCTCTGCCGGAAAGCGATTATAGTCATTTGGTTGAAATGCATCATCGTCCAATGACGACTTATCGCCAAGAAAATGACCTGCTATATTCCTTAGAACATTTAAAACAAGAATTTCCAGAATATGGCACTACTGATTTTCGCCATCCTGGGATTTCGTTGAGACAAGAAAATGGCTCAAAAATAACAAATTTTACCTACCTAAAACATGAAATCATTGATGGGAAACCTGGGTTGGAAGATTTGCCAGCAACTTATGTTGAAAATAATTCTGAAGCTAAGACCTTGATCGTCACACTAAAAGATGAACTAACAAAGGTGGAAGTTGAATTACTCTATACCATTTTTAGTGAACTGGCAGTAATTACGCGCAGTGCTCGTGTAATCAATAGAGGAGAACAGACACAGGCGATTGAACAGCTTGCAAGTCTGTCATTGGATTTGCCGGATGCTGATTATGATTGGATTCAATTATCAGGGGCGTGGGGAAGAGAACGAGCAATGAAAGAACGTTCGCTGCAACAAGGAATTCAGTCCATTGAATCCACCAGAGGTATTTCAAGCCATCAGCATAATCCCTTTGTAGCATTGAAAAGAAAGACTGCAGATGAATTTCAAGGTGAGGTTATCGGATTATCTTTTGTCTATTCAGGGAATTTTCTGATTCAAGCAGAAGTAGATACCTGGGATGTAACAAGATTACAAGTGGGCATGAACCCATTTTGCTTTGAATGGAAGCTGGAAGCTGGCGAAGCTTTTACGAGTCCAGAAGCGATCCTTGTTTATTCTGATCAAGGATTGAATGGCATGAGCCACTCTTTCCATCAATTATTTAGAAAGCGTTTAGCACGAGGAGAATGGCGTGAAAAAGACCGGCCAGTTCTAATTAATAACTGGGAAGCAACTTATTTTGACTTTGATGAAGAAAAACTGGTGAGTATTGCAGAAAAAGCACATGATGTTGGTGTGGAACTATTTGTATTGGATGATGGCTGGTTTGGGGAAAGAAACAATGATTTCGCCGGATTAGGCGATTGGTTCGAGAATAAGGAACGTTTACCGAAAGGAATCGATAGCCTAGCGGAGAGAATACGCAGTTTAGGAATGAAGTTTGGTTTATGGTTTGAACCAGAGATGGTTAATAAAGACAGCGAACTATTCCGTGAACATCCCGATTGGCTGATACATACGCCGAACCGCAAAGAAAACCATGGCCGCAATCAATTTGTGTTGAACTTTGGTGTGAAGGAAGTAGTAGATAACATCTTTCTTCAAATGAGCGAGATCATCGATAAATCGAAGTTGGACTACATTAAATGGGATATGAATCGTCCGTTGACGGATGTATACGATCACCGTTTAGATGCTGGTCAGCAAGGCGAAGTATTCCATCGATACGTTTTGGGGGTATATCGCTTATATGAAATGTTAGTAACTAAATATCCAAATGTCTTATTCGAATCTTGTTCATCAGGTGGTGGAAGATTTGATCCAGGTATGTTGTATTATGCCCCACAAACTTGGACAAGTGACGATTCTGATGCAATTGAGCGCTTGAAGATTCAATACGGAACTAGTTTGTTGTACCCTGTATCCTCCATAGGCGCTCATGTCTCAATGGTTCCGAACCATCAAACCAATCGAATCACTCCAATTGAAACTCGCGGAAATGTTGCATTCTTTGGAGCCTTTGGTTATGAATTAGATTTGAATCAGTTAAAAGAAAATGAACTGGATATTGTCAAGGAACAAATTAAATTCTATAAAAAATACCGTTCCGTGATTCATAACGGCACCTTCCATCGCTTGCTTTCTCCTTTTGATCATGACAACCAAACAGCCTGGATGGTGGTAAGTGAAGATCAAACAACAGCCATTGTCGCACATTATAAGACTTTGAATGAAGTGAATCGCTCCTATCAGCGAATGAAACTGGAAGGGTTAAATGCCGATGCGGACTATCAAATTGACGGGAAAATGTATTCGGGAACAGAATTGATGAATGCAGGATTGGTTATTACCGACGCTTCCAGCGGACAAATTAATGAACAAAATAATCGGGCAGAAACGCATGATTTTGATTCGCGCGTATGGGTTCTGACACAAGAGGGGAAATAA
- a CDS encoding MFS transporter, which translates to MENQKGNLQKVAVLGISLMLTSSQAINGVIPQMREALNISQSQTELLGTAPSVTVILFILLSSYVANKLGMKRTIVVGLILAGIGGILPVFVSNFTMVLISRIILGAGLGLYNSLAVTYISALYTGNTRASLLGMRNSMEAIGQTVLIFLAGLLVNISWTASFSVYAIAFPIALLFALKVPEIEIVESEKGTTKEKMNPAVYVLVLFAILLVMNSIAISVRFSSIATEIKGIGFNASNYLALMPILGIVAGFVFGSVNRKFGNATLYLGVGFIIASNLLIAISSGNMLLLLLGLFLSSIPGSWCFPFIFSNLDQITTKNTVNFATSLIFIGCNIGNFMAPIAMSIAQVMTASEELTAPFYIFAILFAIVLLVVVFSNQKNSRKTINQNI; encoded by the coding sequence ATGGAGAATCAAAAAGGAAACTTACAAAAAGTTGCCGTACTGGGTATTTCTTTAATGCTGACGAGCTCTCAAGCGATTAATGGTGTAATCCCTCAAATGAGAGAAGCATTGAATATATCGCAAAGCCAAACCGAATTATTAGGTACGGCTCCAAGTGTTACGGTTATTCTGTTTATTTTATTATCTAGTTACGTTGCAAATAAATTGGGGATGAAGAGAACCATTGTTGTCGGTTTGATATTAGCAGGGATCGGTGGAATTCTGCCTGTCTTCGTTTCGAATTTTACAATGGTATTAATCAGTAGAATTATTTTAGGAGCCGGTCTGGGACTATATAATTCTTTAGCGGTCACTTACATTAGCGCCTTATATACTGGAAACACACGTGCCTCACTACTGGGAATGAGAAATTCGATGGAAGCAATCGGCCAAACAGTCTTGATATTTCTTGCCGGTCTATTGGTGAATATTAGTTGGACAGCCTCTTTTAGTGTTTATGCAATCGCATTTCCCATTGCGCTTTTATTTGCCTTAAAAGTACCGGAGATAGAGATTGTAGAATCAGAAAAAGGCACAACAAAAGAGAAGATGAATCCAGCCGTCTATGTGCTTGTATTATTTGCCATTTTGCTGGTAATGAACAGTATAGCTATTTCAGTGCGATTTTCTTCTATAGCCACTGAAATAAAGGGGATCGGTTTCAATGCAAGTAATTATCTTGCCTTGATGCCAATATTAGGAATCGTAGCGGGATTTGTTTTTGGTTCAGTGAATCGAAAATTCGGAAATGCCACCCTCTATCTAGGTGTTGGTTTCATTATCGCGTCAAACTTATTAATTGCCATATCTAGCGGCAACATGCTGCTGTTACTACTGGGACTATTTTTATCAAGCATTCCAGGATCGTGGTGTTTTCCATTTATCTTCAGTAATTTGGATCAAATCACAACGAAGAATACAGTGAATTTTGCTACGTCATTGATTTTTATTGGATGCAATATAGGAAACTTCATGGCGCCGATTGCGATGAGCATCGCCCAAGTGATGACAGCCAGCGAAGAATTGACTGCACCTTTCTATATTTTTGCGATCCTATTTGCAATCGTTCTTCTAGTGGTGGTTTTTAGTAACCAAAAGAATTCTCGAAAAACAATTAACCAAAATATTTAA